Proteins encoded by one window of Lutibacter sp. A64:
- a CDS encoding energy transducer TonB, with protein sequence MEIKKYPNAALENYSRILMLLGFVLALFIVYEFIQMRSYPRPIKEISALIVSKDDDEVLVEIKPMEVQTAPAPKTAIPEKIIKVEDEIDIEETVIESTETDETEAVIVDVSKDIVDVEEEEVMVEDVAFVVIEDVPIYPGCTGNKQELRDCFSEKISQFVMKNFDPAIATDLGLQPGSIQRIFVMFKIDRNGKVTNIQARAPHKKLQEEAVKIIGSLPVMTPGKQRGRPVTVSYGLPIVFKIE encoded by the coding sequence ATGGAAATTAAAAAATATCCAAATGCCGCCCTCGAAAATTATTCTCGAATTTTAATGTTATTAGGTTTTGTTTTAGCACTTTTTATAGTGTATGAATTTATTCAAATGAGATCGTATCCACGTCCAATAAAAGAGATATCGGCATTAATTGTAAGTAAAGACGATGATGAAGTATTGGTTGAAATTAAGCCAATGGAAGTACAAACAGCACCTGCTCCAAAAACTGCTATTCCAGAAAAAATAATAAAAGTTGAAGATGAAATAGATATTGAAGAAACTGTAATTGAAAGTACAGAAACCGACGAGACAGAAGCTGTTATTGTAGATGTTAGTAAAGATATTGTAGATGTTGAAGAAGAAGAAGTAATGGTTGAAGATGTTGCTTTTGTGGTAATAGAAGATGTTCCAATTTATCCTGGTTGTACAGGTAATAAACAAGAGCTTAGAGATTGTTTTTCTGAAAAAATTTCACAATTTGTAATGAAGAATTTTGACCCTGCAATTGCAACAGATTTAGGATTACAACCTGGGAGTATTCAACGGATATTTGTAATGTTTAAAATTGACAGAAATGGTAAAGTTACAAATATTCAAGCCAGAGCTCCTCATAAAAAACTACAAGAAGAAGCTGTAAAAATTATTGGTTCATTGCCAGTAATGACACCAGGAAAACAAAGGGGTAGACCTGTAACTGTAAGTTATGGATTGCCAATAGTTTTTAAAATTGAATAG